The Oncorhynchus tshawytscha isolate Ot180627B linkage group LG20, Otsh_v2.0, whole genome shotgun sequence genome has a window encoding:
- the LOC112219353 gene encoding 14 kDa phosphohistidine phosphatase, giving the protein MCTQTKAAALIANIPEAEIDPTGVFKYVLIRVHSKEDGDDSSVDIVRGYAWAEYHADIYDKVAEELEKGGHLDCECIGGGRIKHDCQSKKIHVYGYSMGFGKANHAVSTEKLKVRYPKYEITWADEGY; this is encoded by the exons ATGTGTACTCAAACGAAGGCTGCTGCTCTCATTGCGAACATTCCAGAGGCAGAAATCGACCCGACTGGTGTGTTCAAATACGTTCTCATTCGAGTACACAGTAAAGAAGACGGCGACGACTCGAGCGTAGATATTGTACGTGGATATGCCTGGGCCGAATATCATG CTGATATCTATGACAAGGTAGCAGAGGAGCTTGAGAAAGGAGGGCACCTAGATTGTGAATGTATTGGAGGAGGAAGGATTAAGCATGACTGCCAGTCAAAGAAGATCCACGTCTATGGCTACTCCATG GGCTTCGGAAAAGCAAATCACGCTGTTTCCACAGAGAAACTGAAGGTGCGCTACCCTAAATACGAGATCACCTGGGCTGATGAGGGATATTGA